A region from the Thermoplasmatales archaeon genome encodes:
- the rpoB1_1 gene encoding DNA-directed RNA polymerase subunit B' — translation MRELVDIFFKKESVVNHQIESMNYFVASKDNPDNIMQQIVDETKISDESEPGIMTLDPAKTQNRRIEIRYGRVREKNRPIGPATIWVDRPEIKEASGASNQITPNEARLRDLNYMAPINLELRVIEDGVEKDPETIKIGDIPVMIRSKVCTLAEGNLDTYIEKNNGPINATRKEKLQYVGEDPEDAGGYFIIGGSERVIVSLEDLAPNKILVEFEEKYESKIEVAKVFSQKGGFRALTSIEKGNDGIINVSIPSVAGTIPLVILMKALGLEKDVDVHNSISTVQKMDPIIYANIEEAKNPKIFPPNGITNNEDAISYIEKRFAAGQAKEFREKKVSQMLDKSLLPHLGDAETDRLKKAIYLGRMARSLLELNLGLRKEDDKDHLANKRIKLAGDLLDELFRNAFQSVLKDLKYQLERTYNRKKGIRLRPAVRQDLLTQKILHAMATGNWIGGRTGVSQLLDRVSNVSTLSHLRRIISPLTRSQPHFEARDLHPTQWGRICPNETPEGQNCGLVKNAALIINVTEGINPDIVLEFLKGMDVKEVLEENPNTGRVYLNGDFIGYHDDPGKLTNQIRGERRRGKLPDDVNVRFDAETREVIINCDRGRIRRPLLALNNGTTVLTREMLKKLENGEYQLKDLLKKGAMEWIDAEEEENLYIAVYGYDFPERCPNCGIYLYRSKLDWINHGESGSEKVMLQCQECKATFEGKSLLTEEYTHLEIDPSLILGVVASITPYPEHNSSPRITMAAAMTKQSIGLSSTNFRIRTDTRGHVLHYPQIPLVKTKIMDFIKYEKKPAGQNFVVAILSYQGYNIQDALIMNKAAVERGLGRSTFFRTYTAEERRYPGGQEDRFEIPTHDVLGARAEESYKNLDENGIIFPESYVEGADVLVGKTSPPRFLEEGGDKLGPQRRRESSITMRPNENGFVDNVILTVSESNSRVVKIKVRSERIPELGDKFASRHGQKGVIGSVVPQEDMPFTEEGVIPDLVINPHAIPSRMTVGHILEMIGGQVAAMKGEIIDGTIFSGEPEKSLRDGLKKFGFRQSSEESMYDGITGRKFEADIFTGIIYYQKLHHMVAGKFHARSRGPVQILTRQPTEGRSRQGGLRFGEMERDTLIAHGAAMVIKDRLLDQSDGTILYVCGNPKCGHIAILDRRKGTLRCPVCGNTGNIHPIETSYAFKLMRDELNSLGVIMRLNLGDMK, via the coding sequence ATGAGAGAACTTGTTGATATATTTTTTAAGAAGGAAAGTGTCGTAAACCACCAGATTGAATCCATGAATTATTTTGTTGCGTCAAAGGACAACCCTGACAATATTATGCAGCAGATAGTGGACGAAACGAAGATTTCAGATGAAAGCGAACCTGGAATTATGACGCTGGATCCCGCAAAGACACAGAACAGAAGAATAGAGATAAGGTACGGAAGAGTGCGGGAGAAAAACAGGCCAATAGGGCCTGCGACCATCTGGGTTGACAGGCCGGAGATAAAGGAAGCATCTGGGGCTTCAAACCAGATTACTCCAAATGAGGCAAGGCTCAGAGACCTGAATTATATGGCTCCAATTAACCTTGAACTGAGGGTCATAGAAGACGGTGTTGAAAAAGATCCTGAAACTATAAAGATAGGAGACATCCCCGTTATGATCAGGTCAAAGGTATGCACCCTGGCTGAAGGCAATCTCGACACATATATCGAGAAGAATAACGGTCCAATTAATGCAACGAGGAAAGAGAAGCTCCAGTATGTTGGGGAGGACCCTGAGGATGCTGGCGGATACTTTATAATAGGCGGTTCCGAAAGAGTCATCGTTTCGCTTGAGGATCTCGCCCCAAACAAGATTCTTGTTGAATTTGAGGAGAAGTACGAGTCGAAAATAGAGGTTGCAAAGGTATTTTCCCAGAAGGGAGGATTCAGGGCACTTACCTCTATTGAGAAAGGAAATGACGGGATTATCAACGTTTCAATTCCCAGCGTGGCAGGCACCATTCCGCTCGTTATCCTGATGAAGGCACTCGGGCTGGAGAAGGATGTGGATGTGCACAATTCAATATCCACTGTCCAGAAAATGGATCCAATCATCTATGCAAACATAGAAGAAGCAAAAAACCCCAAGATTTTCCCTCCAAACGGCATAACAAACAATGAGGATGCCATATCATACATAGAAAAGAGGTTTGCAGCGGGCCAGGCCAAGGAATTCAGGGAGAAGAAAGTTTCCCAGATGCTTGACAAGTCGCTGCTTCCGCACCTCGGTGATGCAGAGACAGACAGGCTCAAGAAAGCTATTTACCTCGGGAGGATGGCCAGATCACTGCTGGAACTCAACCTTGGCCTGAGGAAAGAGGACGACAAAGATCATCTTGCTAACAAGAGAATAAAGCTTGCTGGAGATTTGCTGGATGAACTTTTCAGGAACGCCTTCCAGTCTGTGCTGAAGGATCTGAAATACCAGCTTGAAAGGACATATAACCGGAAAAAAGGAATCAGGCTGAGGCCGGCAGTAAGGCAGGATCTTCTAACCCAGAAAATACTCCACGCAATGGCCACCGGCAACTGGATTGGCGGAAGAACCGGGGTTTCTCAGCTTCTGGACAGGGTTTCAAATGTAAGTACGCTGAGTCATCTCAGGAGAATCATTTCTCCGTTGACGCGCTCACAACCTCACTTTGAGGCGAGAGATCTTCACCCGACTCAGTGGGGCAGAATTTGTCCTAATGAAACTCCTGAGGGGCAGAACTGTGGTCTGGTGAAGAACGCAGCTCTTATAATCAATGTTACAGAGGGAATAAACCCGGATATTGTCCTTGAGTTTCTCAAGGGAATGGATGTAAAGGAGGTTCTTGAGGAGAACCCGAATACCGGAAGGGTTTACCTGAATGGTGATTTCATAGGATATCATGACGATCCAGGAAAACTTACAAACCAGATACGCGGAGAGCGCCGGAGGGGAAAACTGCCGGATGATGTAAACGTCAGGTTCGATGCGGAGACCAGGGAAGTTATAATCAATTGTGACAGGGGACGAATCAGGCGCCCACTGCTTGCCCTAAACAACGGGACCACGGTTCTGACAAGGGAGATGCTGAAAAAACTGGAGAACGGCGAGTATCAGCTGAAGGATCTATTAAAAAAAGGAGCAATGGAGTGGATCGACGCTGAGGAGGAGGAAAATCTCTACATCGCTGTTTACGGTTATGATTTCCCGGAAAGATGTCCAAACTGTGGAATATATCTTTACAGGAGCAAACTGGACTGGATTAACCATGGCGAGAGTGGAAGCGAAAAGGTTATGCTTCAGTGCCAGGAGTGCAAGGCAACGTTTGAGGGAAAAAGCCTGTTGACAGAGGAATACACTCATCTGGAAATCGACCCGTCCCTGATCCTAGGAGTGGTTGCATCCATAACTCCGTATCCGGAGCACAATTCTTCTCCAAGAATCACGATGGCGGCAGCTATGACCAAGCAGTCCATTGGTCTTTCCAGCACTAATTTCAGGATAAGGACTGATACCAGAGGGCACGTACTTCATTATCCACAGATTCCGCTGGTAAAGACAAAAATAATGGATTTCATAAAGTATGAAAAGAAGCCTGCCGGACAGAATTTTGTGGTCGCCATCCTGTCGTACCAGGGCTACAATATCCAGGACGCCCTCATCATGAACAAGGCTGCTGTAGAAAGGGGACTTGGAAGAAGTACATTCTTCAGAACCTATACTGCAGAAGAGAGAAGGTACCCGGGAGGTCAGGAAGACCGGTTTGAGATACCAACTCACGATGTTCTTGGAGCAAGAGCGGAAGAGAGTTACAAGAATCTGGATGAGAACGGCATAATATTCCCGGAATCATACGTTGAAGGGGCAGATGTCCTTGTCGGTAAAACCTCGCCACCAAGATTCCTGGAAGAGGGAGGGGACAAACTTGGCCCGCAGAGGAGAAGGGAATCGTCAATAACCATGAGGCCCAATGAGAATGGTTTCGTGGATAACGTAATTCTTACCGTGTCTGAAAGCAACAGCAGGGTAGTGAAAATAAAGGTAAGGAGCGAAAGAATTCCTGAGCTTGGCGATAAGTTCGCCTCACGCCATGGGCAGAAGGGAGTCATAGGATCAGTCGTGCCGCAGGAAGACATGCCATTCACTGAAGAAGGAGTTATCCCGGACCTGGTGATAAACCCGCACGCCATTCCTTCAAGGATGACTGTAGGTCACATACTTGAGATGATTGGCGGGCAGGTTGCAGCTATGAAGGGAGAGATCATTGATGGTACAATTTTCAGCGGAGAGCCGGAGAAGAGCCTTAGAGACGGACTGAAGAAATTTGGCTTCAGGCAGTCATCTGAGGAATCCATGTATGACGGAATCACAGGAAGGAAGTTTGAGGCTGACATTTTCACGGGAATCATTTACTACCAGAAGCTTCATCATATGGTTGCCGGCAAGTTCCATGCAAGGTCTCGTGGTCCCGTCCAGATTTTAACAAGGCAGCCTACAGAGGGAAGATCGAGACAGGGTGGACTGAGGTTCGGTGAAATGGAACGAGATACTCTCATTGCTCACGGTGCTGCAATGGTCATAAAAGACAGGTTGCTTGACCAGAGTGATGGCACAATTCTCTATGTATGCGGGAACCCAAAATGCGGGCACATAGCGATCCTCGACAGAAGGAAAGGAACGCTCAGATGTCCAGTATGCGGGAACACGGGAAATATTCATCCAATTGAGACAAGCTATGCGTTTAAGCTGATGCGGGATGAGCTGAATTCTCTGGGTGTAATTATGAGACTCAATCTAGGTGATATGAAATGA
- the rpoH_1 gene encoding DNA-directed RNA polymerase subunit H: MGKFNVLQHDLVPEHHLVDVKEEQKILKELNAAKDLLPKISRNDPAVKALEEIHGPLENGRMIKIIRKSPTVGLSTYYRIVTGEVFK, translated from the coding sequence ATGGGGAAGTTCAACGTATTACAGCATGATTTGGTGCCAGAACATCACCTTGTTGATGTGAAAGAGGAGCAAAAAATTTTGAAGGAATTAAATGCAGCAAAAGACCTGCTTCCAAAGATTAGCAGGAATGACCCGGCCGTAAAGGCACTAGAGGAGATTCACGGTCCTCTTGAAAACGGACGCATGATTAAGATTATCAGAAAGAGCCCTACAGTGGGCCTTTCAACATATTATAGAATAGTAACCGGTGAGGTTTTTAAATGA
- the trpS_1 gene encoding Tryptophan--tRNA ligase → MGCIKRNLISQDAWGTDQMVSYPEDKSAIDSITDEEDKRKKLKELDSDNQKLVTQFGASRIEEMQNLPDFYTFRNGLIYSHRDFEKFMDGLNHGKKSAIVSGFNASSTPHIGHISVFDTNLYFQKEHNLHVFIPISEDESYVSGKVKDQADGLKNSILITRAIIAYGFDLSRTHVIIDQLYTKIYNLAIKLSRGINMSEIKAVYGYSNEQNAGLHFYPAIQSAHIVFPNTLGYRNVLVPIGPDEDAHLRVCRDVAEKFGFEKPAVLHSRFLMGTDGTKMSKSKDNGIFLLDSMKTMRKKVMNSFSGGRISVEEHRKLGGIPEIDVSYQYLKSYFLSPEESELLYGQYKEGKVLSGELKTMLFERLSQRIEQFQKNYEKVGKREIMKVVMLNESFDLEALLDSMEL, encoded by the coding sequence ATGGGTTGTATAAAAAGGAATTTAATATCTCAGGATGCATGGGGAACGGATCAGATGGTTTCGTATCCGGAAGACAAAAGTGCGATAGATAGCATTACCGACGAGGAGGACAAAAGGAAAAAACTGAAGGAACTGGATTCAGACAACCAGAAACTGGTCACTCAATTCGGGGCAAGCCGGATTGAAGAAATGCAGAATCTTCCCGACTTCTATACGTTCAGGAATGGGCTCATTTATTCCCACAGAGATTTTGAAAAGTTCATGGACGGGCTGAATCATGGGAAAAAGAGCGCAATTGTTTCGGGATTCAATGCCAGTTCAACTCCTCACATAGGCCATATTTCAGTTTTTGACACGAACCTGTACTTTCAGAAGGAACACAACCTGCATGTTTTCATACCCATATCGGAGGACGAGAGCTATGTTTCAGGAAAAGTAAAGGACCAGGCAGACGGGCTGAAAAACTCGATCCTCATCACCAGGGCAATAATAGCCTACGGGTTTGACCTGAGCAGGACTCACGTGATTATAGACCAGCTGTATACAAAAATATACAATCTTGCGATCAAGCTTTCAAGGGGCATAAACATGTCTGAAATAAAGGCTGTTTATGGTTATTCCAATGAACAGAATGCAGGATTGCATTTCTACCCTGCAATACAGTCAGCACACATAGTCTTTCCAAACACGCTTGGATACAGGAATGTTCTGGTGCCAATAGGGCCGGACGAGGATGCGCACTTGCGCGTCTGCAGGGATGTTGCAGAGAAATTCGGGTTCGAGAAACCCGCAGTTCTTCATTCAAGGTTCCTGATGGGAACTGATGGAACAAAGATGTCAAAATCCAAGGACAATGGAATCTTCCTCCTTGACAGCATGAAGACAATGAGAAAAAAGGTGATGAACTCGTTCAGCGGCGGCAGGATATCCGTGGAAGAGCACAGGAAGCTTGGTGGTATACCTGAGATAGATGTATCATATCAGTACCTGAAGAGCTATTTTCTCTCTCCGGAAGAATCCGAACTGCTCTATGGCCAGTATAAAGAGGGAAAAGTGCTCAGCGGGGAGCTGAAGACAATGCTGTTTGAAAGACTGAGCCAAAGGATTGAGCAATTCCAGAAAAATTATGAAAAAGTCGGGAAAAGAGAAATAATGAAAGTAGTTATGCTAAACGAGTCATTCGACCTGGAAGCACTGCTGGATAGCATGGAATTGTGA
- a CDS encoding DNA-binding transcriptional repressor AcrR: protein MMDKGKDTRERIIEAAIEVFGKGDFDTATTDQVANASKVSKGTVFLHFNKKSDLIEQVALISVPYDIISNIDLNAFSSPAGLLDALATGFMEKYKDPNIRSLLLKTLSVKERYPRVKDKLREACMSKMDDFFSRVEELLGRDIPVPMRRAFFGALLCYVIWWDDNITNPGDYVRSLIDNFLK from the coding sequence ATGATGGACAAGGGCAAAGATACTAGGGAAAGGATAATTGAAGCTGCAATAGAGGTATTTGGAAAAGGTGATTTTGACACTGCAACTACGGACCAGGTGGCTAATGCAAGTAAGGTCAGTAAAGGCACAGTATTCCTGCACTTTAACAAGAAAAGTGATCTCATTGAGCAAGTTGCACTGATTTCCGTACCCTACGATATCATAAGCAACATTGATCTGAATGCGTTCAGTTCGCCTGCTGGGCTCTTAGACGCGTTGGCTACAGGTTTTATGGAAAAGTACAAAGACCCTAATATAAGATCGCTCCTGTTAAAAACATTATCCGTAAAGGAGAGATATCCAAGAGTGAAGGATAAACTTAGGGAGGCATGCATGAGCAAAATGGATGATTTCTTCTCCAGGGTCGAAGAACTTCTTGGAAGGGATATTCCGGTTCCAATGAGACGGGCATTCTTCGGGGCATTGCTATGTTATGTGATATGGTGGGACGATAATATCACGAACCCAGGCGATTACGTAAGATCGCTGATTGATAATTTCTTAAAATGA
- a CDS encoding Major Facilitator Superfamily protein, translating to MTDTITQGGKKLRKIGLDFGLISGAEWLIIIAAFLGRYLLQFYQTSIGSLGLAFGMSSFEIGVGFALFTLAFAAAAFVMRKLRPSQLRKVEVVSLLLLGITMPLYTIIKGYTEVYTLMIVDGFITGFVMDSFMTMAGMASMDPSKRQVEQASFSFWVALALIIAPFTTGYLLNLGIKEIFLIFAVMAFVAIPFVLLLTGKYSLKYMETKGHKGSASISSLFKNRQYNWAVLAAFAYTIPFYIIFSYGVIYGGVLGLSATTVFYLFAVMFVGDVVTRLIIRLKSPIQNRRPYMVFAVSIALVAAVFLALSEVSIVFFVLAFLIAAIPDGIAWTLGIQIANTTFKPEDIGTSTSFFSSSMMIMSALMPLVGYMASVKYLGFTDTLWIFAVVTAIFFVWELLLRPVKIQAGQAGKIEGQV from the coding sequence ATGACTGATACAATTACCCAAGGTGGTAAAAAACTTAGAAAAATTGGCCTCGATTTTGGCCTGATCAGCGGAGCTGAATGGCTAATCATAATCGCTGCATTTCTAGGCAGATATCTGCTTCAGTTCTACCAGACATCAATAGGATCATTGGGGCTGGCATTCGGAATGAGTTCATTTGAGATTGGAGTTGGGTTCGCACTGTTCACTCTTGCTTTTGCGGCCGCAGCATTTGTTATGCGGAAGCTCAGGCCCAGCCAGCTCAGGAAAGTCGAGGTCGTATCTCTGTTGTTGTTGGGCATTACGATGCCCCTTTACACCATAATAAAAGGTTACACTGAGGTTTACACTCTAATGATCGTAGACGGATTCATCACAGGCTTCGTGATGGATTCGTTCATGACGATGGCAGGAATGGCATCAATGGACCCGTCGAAGAGACAGGTTGAACAGGCATCGTTTTCATTCTGGGTAGCACTTGCGCTCATAATAGCACCGTTCACAACGGGTTACCTGCTAAACCTCGGAATCAAGGAGATTTTTCTGATATTTGCCGTGATGGCCTTTGTTGCAATCCCGTTTGTTCTCCTCCTCACTGGGAAGTATTCCCTGAAATACATGGAGACAAAAGGTCACAAGGGATCCGCAAGCATTTCATCCCTTTTCAAGAATAGACAGTACAACTGGGCAGTGCTTGCAGCCTTTGCATACACCATACCATTCTACATAATATTCTCATATGGAGTCATCTACGGTGGCGTTCTTGGCCTTTCAGCGACAACGGTCTTCTACCTCTTTGCTGTGATGTTTGTCGGAGACGTGGTAACCAGGTTGATAATAAGGCTGAAATCACCAATACAGAACCGGAGACCCTACATGGTTTTTGCAGTCTCCATCGCGCTGGTTGCAGCCGTATTTCTAGCACTCAGTGAGGTGTCAATTGTATTCTTTGTGCTCGCTTTCCTGATTGCCGCGATACCTGACGGAATAGCATGGACTTTGGGAATTCAGATTGCAAACACGACATTCAAACCCGAGGATATCGGCACATCAACATCATTTTTCAGCTCGTCCATGATGATCATGTCAGCCCTCATGCCGCTGGTGGGATACATGGCATCAGTTAAATACTTGGGATTCACGGATACGTTGTGGATATTCGCCGTAGTGACTGCAATATTCTTTGTATGGGAACTTCTACTCAGGCCAGTTAAGATCCAGGCTGGACAGGCTGGAAAAATTGAAGGGCAGGTATGA